The sequence below is a genomic window from Babesia bigemina genome assembly Bbig001, chromosome : II.
CCCGAACCGGTTGGAACTCCGCCTGCACTCGCGCAAGATGCGCAGGTTCACCATTTCCTGGATGACCTGGAAGATGTACTTGGGCTTGCAATGCTTGAGAGCGCCGTGGTTGGAGTTCTGCTGCAGCCTGTACTTGATCAGCGTCGACCTGTTCGAGCCCCTAAGGGCGTCGCAGAGGATATTGATCGTCAGTATCCCCTTGGTGCGGCGTTCCATGGTTTCGTGCACAAACTTGCAGATGGTGACGGCGTCGTCCGTCGCATCGACGCGCTCGGTCATGCAGCTGAGGCAGCAGTTGTCGCAGCCGTTGCAGTTATCCGGCAGGACGCCCGTCGGGTCCTCGCCAAAGGCCCTGAAGAGCATCAGCCTCCTGCAGGTGGACTTGTTCTGGCAGAACTCGCGCATGTTCGACAGCGAAGGGTAGTCGGCGATCTCCTCCCCTGGTATGCCCTTCGTCTTGGGCGTCTTGTGCCCGAGGTTCTTGTGGCGCTCAAAGTCGCGCATGTTGTACCACAGGATGGTGGTGGAATACTTGCCGTCGCGCCCAGCGCGCCCGATTTCCTGGTAGTAGCCAAGTATGGATACAGGCGCGGACGTGTGGAAGACAAACCTCACGTCGGGCTTGTCGATGCCCATACCGAAGGCTATGGTCGCCACCATCACGCGCACCACGCCGCTGGTCCACTTCTGCTGGATTTCTTTGCGGTCGTTGATGTCCAGCCTCGCGTGGTACACCCCCGCCGAAATGCCcgccttctgcagcgcctccgcCACCTTCTCGCTGTCGCCGACCGTGAGCGTGTACACGATACCGCACCCCGTCGTGGTCTTGAGGATGTCTGTCATTTCCTTGAGGTAATCCTTGGTCTTTTCGCGACACTCGATCCACAAGTTCGGCCGGTTGATCGTCGTCCTCAGCTTGACGCATCTCGGGATTCGGAGCACACGCATGATGTCAGTGGCAACGTCCTCCGTGGCCGTCGCGGTCATGGCGAGAATGGGCACATAGGGGTActtctccttgaggttgcacAGCTGGCGGTAGTCCTTCCTGAATGAGAGGCCCCACTGCGACACGCAGTGCGCCTCGTCGATCACGAAGAGCTTGAGCCGCTCGGAGTCGCAGAGGTcatccagcagcttgaGCAGGACGGCCGATTTCTCGAACTTTTCGGGCGTGATGAACAGGATCGAGCCGTTCTCGAACTCTTGCTGCTTGTCGAGGTACCTCTTCGCGATCTGTCGCGTGGTGGCGGCGGAGGTGCCGGCGTTGATGGTATCGGCTGTGATGCCGTACGACCTCAGCACGCGCATCTGGTCCTCCATCAGCGAGATCAGCGGCGAGAACACCACCACCACACCACCCAGCAACAACGACGGCAGTTGGTAGCAGTGGCTCTTACCGCCTCCGGTGGCCATCATGAGGAAGCAGTCCCTGCCCAGCAGCACGGCGTTGATCGCCGCCAGCTGCACCCCCCTGAACGAGCTGTACCCGAACACCCTGGTGTTCACGTCGTTCACCTTCTGGCTAAATTCGAACTGCTCCCGGAAGAGCTGCATGTTAGACTGCAAGACCTCCTTGGGCACCCTCAGGTCCATGCCGTCGATCTCGCACGAGTTCACTTTTTCCATGTAGATTTTGCGGGCCTCGGACAGGGGGTCCGACAGGTGGGATATGTCGCCCGCGGCGTCCTGCTCGAAGTCCTCGGTGCCGTAGATgtcttcctcctcatcgTCGAAGAGGTCTTCGCTCTTTTTGGTTTTCTTCTTGCTTTGAGACTCCGCATTCGCGGTTTTGGCACGTTTTGCGTTGCGTTCCTGCTCCTTCGACAGCTTAAGCTCGTTCATGGTGCGAATCTTGGGGAAGCTGTGGGACTCAGTATCCGACTCGACCGGAGTCGCTGCGTTAACGGGGTCCTCTTGCTGCCGCGCCTGCTGATGCGTTTGCTGCGTGATGAACCTCTCGATTTCGGCGTCGATATCGACGTCCATTGGGATGCTGTCGTCGACCACCAGCACCTTCGTGGACTCCATGTTCGAGGGCACGGGCGTGACGCTCAAGGGCTTGTCGCTGCGTTCCGTCGTGGACACGATCCTAGTATCCGGTTGCGTGTTGCGCCTCACCACAGGGGTTTTGGGCTTGCTCTGCTGCGACAGCAGATCGTTTTGCGGCGTGCGTGTCTTCGGCATGGCGTAGTTCAGGTTCAGCTTCTTCGGAAGCACCAGCTGGTACTGCGAGAGGTCGTCGTACTCGAAGTTCACCCTGACGGCTTCGTTGATGAATCTCTGTGCTCTGGACTGCATTCCCAAAACGTGCTCCCATCGCTCTTCGGCGTCCTCGCCGGCGTTGAGGCACTCCGCGACCTCCCTAAGCAGAGCCACCAAATGCTTCACCGCGAAGAAGCTGACCGCCTCGGTAATAACGGAGCTGTCGGACTTGTACCCGTTGGAGCTGATGGATCGCCTCCTCAACGGCTTACGAGATTGCGATTCATCAGGTGATTCAATTTTGGGCGAATGTGACGACTTCGACTCGAGTGATAACGAGTGCCTCCTGGACTCCGCATTAGACTGCGCGCCGTCCGTTGCGCAGATAGATTCCGCGGTCGATTCAATCGACCACTTTCGGGCTGATGGCTTGATCGGACCCTCGTCCAACTTCTCGTCCGACGCATTGACCCCGAAGTCGTGCGCCTCCTCGTCGACCCCCAGACGCGACGTGGAGTCGTTGGTTGCATGCGTTACATTTTCCGCCACGTCGTCAACAACGTCAAGATCCACGACAGTGATGGAAGAAGCGTGGCTTTTGAGCGTCTCATCACCCCACGGCTTGGAACTGTACACCGTTGCCTTGTCAAGGTCGGCGTCGTCCCCGACATCGATGGCCGTATCGATGTCGATGCCCATCATATCGTCCATGGCGGATGCAATGTCGTCGATATCGGTTTTGGCGGACGAGTCGCTCCCTTTGTGCGTACTCGATCCGAGGTCTTGAACCTCTTCGACATCAAGGTGGTCGTCTATGGTGTGTTTATTCCCGAAGCTGCCAGTTCTAAGTCTGATAACTTTCGACTCGTTCGCCACATCGTCGCACTCAGGCACTGCTGCGCCTTTGATGAGGGCGCTATCCGGCAGAGGCAGGGTGACTTTCGGCACCTTTTTTGACCCCACGAAAGTATCCGCCGAATCTTGGGTGAACTGCGAGCCCATATGTGATTCCACCATATCGAGCACATGGCCCCGATCCTTGTTGAACACGTTAGCCTTATCACCCGATCCCGTTTTCTTATGCATGTCTGGGACGTCTGGCGTGAACAGTCCGTCGGGGATGTCCATCGCGTAGTCACCGTGGTTGTTCGTCTGCATGTTGGCGCCGGCCACATCGTCAGCAGCCCCGGGCATGCCATTGAGGCTCGTGTTCAGGACCCGCTGCGGTCGGTATATGGTCAACGAGTGTTCGTCTGCGGCGCCGTCGGGGTCCAGGGAGTGCGTCCTTTTGGTCAACTCCTTTTGCCCGAATTCAGGTGTGCCGTACTTGTTAACAGCGCTGACCATTGTGTCCCGGTCGTTTTCCGCGTATCCAACTGCGCCTACGTCGTAGTTCGCGCCCAACTCTGGCGATTCGATGAACTTATCGCACACTTGGGTCGGCTTGAACAGGGTGTCCCCCTCGTCATCTGGCAGGTCAGTTATGGAATCCTCGGGCAGAGGCTCCTCATCAAAAGAGCGCTCCACGTTGGCCTCTTGGCCTACACCCAGTGCGACTTTCATTTGGGTGCTCACTACATTGTGCAGCCCCTCGTACATACCGCTGAAAAGCGCCTCGATGTCGATCTCCGAAAGCGGGTTGCTCGGCGTGCCGAATATATTGGGGTGCTGGGACAGCGTCATTTCGCCGTCGGCGTCGCCGCCCCTTTTGGGCACCGGCTTTCTAGTCACCAGCACGTTCTTGCGATTTTTCAGCTCGGACGGAGTGCGGGGCGGCGACTCCGCCACAACGCCGGCGGTCCTGGGGCTGCGTCTCTTGCGTGTGTTGGCGGCGCTGCTCGCGTTGCGCAACCCCGCACGCCGCGTGATCACCTTGCCCAACATTTGCTCCTCGTTGTTTTCACGCGCCCGGCTGGTGCCCCTGGTACGCGTGTGTTTGGGCGCCATCTCGCCGGACTGCAGGGAGCCCTCACGCTGCTCCACGTTGACCAGCGGGAGCTCACGGTCGTTCCCGCCGCCGGACTTACGCAGCCTGGTGTAGGTGACGCCGTCGGAGTGGTTCCGCGTGCTCGCCAGGAGCATGCTGATATCCATGGCTGCGTGGCTTGCTTCGAAGTGGCGCCTCGGCCCAGATACGCTGCTCGTCGCGCTTGTACCGCTCAAAAGCACCCTGAGTATCGCACAAACGACCTTGTCTGCTTATGCTGAGCGGCATACAGCCTTTATACCGGGGTTAAGCGGTTGAGTTGCGGCACAGCACACACATCAACAGCTCCGGGCGACTTTCGTGTCTATCCCGCAAGTACACAACAACAGATACCCATGTATAACGCGATACACACGCGCGAACGGCTTGTCTTCCGCTGCTACGGCGACAGGCAGTATTGGCTGTGTGTGACGTCGTTGGACAACAATCTCGCGACTCTCTTCCGCGCGCGCAAGAAAAACAGTCGGGTACAACCTTAAAACAACGATGTGTGTATGTGTGTGCCGCTAAACACGGTGTGATCACGCCGAGGTGACGGCCGTGGTGTTCGGCGTCCCAACCCGCCTTGCGATGTCGACCCCGGTGGCGGCGTTGCGCAGCAGTACATTCAGAGCACAAGGCCGTTGATCACGCCGGGGCCGTTGAGTGGGAAGTGCAGCGTCGCATTGCGGAGGTCGATTCCGGAGATAAGCTGAGGGGTGAGAACGAAGtactgcggcggcggcttGACCGCCAGAGCTTCGACCGGTTCGTCAGTCTGGCTGCCGTTTTCGCCCAGTCCGGGCTCGTTGTTGGAGATGTGGGTGTGCAGAAGCAGCGTCATGATGCGAGTCTCGTAGTTGGAGTCCAGACCCTGGTTGATTTCGTCGATGACGAAGAACGCGTTGCTCGTGAGGTGCTGCACCGCCAGTATGTAGACCATCGTGCTCACGCCGCGCTCGCCACCAGATTGGTACGACGCGGCCAGAGGCAGCATGTCCCTGTCACCGTGGAATTTAACTAAGATCTTGATCTGGGCGTCCTTGATCTCATCCAGCTTCGCCTCCAGCCTGATTTGCCCGCCCGCGCCTTCCCCGATTTGCTGCATGTACTTACCGAAGTTGGCATCTATGCGCGCAACCAACGCTCTGACGCGTCTGATCCACGTGTCGTAGAGCCGGTCCTTTTCGTCGTTGAGCTCCTTCGCGTTGGCCTCCGCCTGCGCGATCTCGGTTGACAGCTTCTCCTCGTGAATGATCGAGTCCCTCATGTCCCTTGCGTTCTGGGTCTCCTCGCAGTCGTCGCGTTCCAGCTGCTTCACGTTCAGTTCTGCGATCTGCAGCTCGCGCTCGAGGTCGGCCTCCGTCATattgtccagcttgctCGCCTTCTGCTGCCGGATTTTAAGCGCTTCGCGCTCCCGGGCCTGCTCCGACTGCTCAGCCCTGGCATTCGCGCTGACAATCTCGCCGCTGATGGCTTTGATGAGGATGTTAAGCTCGTTGATGTCCTTCACGTACTGCTTGTGTTTGCTTTCCTGCTCGGCCAGGGTGCCCTCGAGCCGTTTGAACTCCGTTTTCACCTCCTCGTACGTCGTGGAGGAGATCTTGAACAGGTCTTCCAGACGCATTTTACGCCTGTTTAACGTTTTATATTGGGTATACAGATCTTGCGCCTCTTGCAGGGTTATCCTGCGCAGTTTGGTCTTCTCGATCCACTTCTGGATCGCGTCAGTCCTCGCCGCGATCGCCTCCTTTAGTTCCTCCCTCTGCGCCTTTTCCATTTTATCGATCTCCTCCTTGCGCTTGTCTTTCGACGTGCCGCTGCCGAAGTTTCCGTCAATGCCCTGCAGCGTTTTTTCCAGGGAGTGCCGCTCCCGGCTCAGAGCGTACACCCTGCCGGCAGCGGCCTTGTTATCCTGTTTGCGGCCGTAGAGCATGCCGCCGAGCACCCTGATCCGCTCGGCGACGTCTTTAAGCTCGCGTTCGACAGCCTCCACGCCCTGGGCGCTGGTGGTCTCGGTGACCTTGTTGCAGTCGTGGAGCATCGTCGGTGCGGTGGGTATTTCCACCGCGTAGTCGCTGTATACGTCATCCGCGTCCTTAAACGACCTGTAGATGTGCCGTTTTGTGCCCACGTAGTACCTCAAAATGCGCACGTGTTGGCCTACCTGCTTCCCTATCTCCTTCACCATGCAATCGTAGAACCTGCGGAAGAATTGCTCCTCCTTGGCCTGGCGGTCGTGGTGTGGGTTGTCTGTTGCGATATGTGCTGGCGCCATATTGTCCACAACTTCTGTTTTCTGGTGGTTGTCGTCAGTTGGCGTTACGGACTCTTGCTTTGTTACACCATCCGTTTTCGCGCCTTTGGCGTCGGAGGATGGTGAGATGCAGGTGTTGTCCGGCATCGTTTGCGATCTTGATTTTAGTGGTTGGTTTGGTGACTGGCTGTTCTCATCTTGTGAGCGGGGAGTTTCCGCGCTTCTAAAACGGGAGTATTTCGTCGCCCTGGTAATCAGCCGCCTCACTGGTGCTTTGGCAAGGCCCCTTTCCGGTGTTTCACCTGCGCTCGCATTGTTCGAGTTCTCACCACCGTTTTCCTCTGCTTTTCCTGGGGATTCTGTAGTGCCGCATACGTTGGCAGATGCCGATGGTGTACCTTCCTGCACCGACGCGGTGCGACATTGGCTGTCAGCAGGTGCCGTGGCAGGATCGGCGCCGTCTTCATTTACTGAGTCAGTGCCGTTCCCTTCCTGTGTTAGGGTCTCAGATGCGCTCCGCGACCGTCGGCCTGACGTGGTTTCATCAGCATTTACTGGCGATGTTGCACGCGGGGTGGGAGTCCCATCGTCTTTAGAAAAGGCTCCCGACACAGGAGATTCCGATGCGTCTGGGTTAATCTCCTTTTCCAGTCTAGCGAGCAGGACGTTCTCATCTACCACGAACGATGTGCCCAAATTCGCAACGGAGGCTAGGGTGTATTTAGTGTCCATGTCGCTGCATTCCACAAGCTCGTGCAGGAAATGCTTCACGCCGAAGCTTCGCATCTTGTCAGTGACTTTGCACAGCACCGGGGTTCTATCCGGGGCGGTAACCGAAGGAACTTTGAATTTGCTTAGCACCGTCGTTACCGTCAGGGCGGAATCCTTAGAAATCATTAAACAGTCCAGGTAACGGCTCGCTGCCTCCTCTACTATGCAACAGTTTACGCGACCGTGCACCTTCATGTCCGATATTAGCAGTTTAGGCAACTTAGCGGTCCGTTTATCACGCTTGTCTGCTCCATTCTCGCTGTTGGAGCCATCCCCACCTGTCGCATTTGCGTTGTCGCCCTGGCTCTGCTGGTTGCCCCTCTCATTTGCATTCTGAGCGCCACCGTCAGACTCGGATTTGACTAACTGCGCTTTATCGGCGGCAGTTGGGTTAGACCTGCCCAAATTTGCCTGCTCTTGCTCCCTGATTTGTTCGCGCCGCCACCTGATGAATTGGCGATACCCGTCACGCTTGATGGCGTTCAGGTTCTTCAGCAGGTTTTCAACTTGGATATCCCCGTATCTGCGCACAGCGGCTCCCTGTAGTCTGCGTAGGGTGCTTTTTAGGGTTTCTTCGTTCATCCTGCAGTCTGCGATCTCCGTGGTGAGCTCGTTCTCTCCCGTTATCTGCAGATTCAGAAGCTCAATCTCCTTGTTGACTGCGACCAGCCTTTTCTGCAGAACGTCCTTGTTCACGATTCTCGTTTGTCCTAAAGTGTTCTGCGAGGCATTCTTTTCGGCGAAGGTGCGCAGCTCGGTCATCACCTTGAAGTAGACCTTGCTGATTGCATTATCATCGCTCAGGGGTAGCATTCCAACACTGCTCTGCTTGATTGGTTTTACCACGTTCATTATGTTAATTGCTTTGGCCTTCACGATCTTTAACTTCGCTTTGCGGAAGACGCGGGAGGTTTCGGAGGTGAGGCCCTTCAGCTTCTGCTCCATGGCGGTCTTCTCCTCCTTGGCTGCCTTGTACTCATCGGCAGTGGAGTTCAGCCTGGTCCTCGTGGCCTTGAGGCCTCGTTCCAGGTTGGCCAGCTTTATGCGGTACAGCCTCTGCTTGACCAAGTTCGCGTACAGAGTGGCGTCCTTCATCTTGCTGAGCGTGTCGCTGATGACCTTGAGCTGTGCGATTTTGACGGTGGTAGCGTTTAGATCAT
It includes:
- a CDS encoding ATP-dependent DNA helicase, RecQ family protein, putative, producing the protein MHKKTGSGDKANVFNKDRGHVLDMVESHMGSQFTQDSADTFVGSKKVPKVTLPLPDSALIKGAAVPECDDVANESKVIRLRTGSFGNKHTIDDHLDVEEVQDLGSSTHKGSDSSAKTDIDDIASAMDDMMGIDIDTAIDVGDDADLDKATVYSSKPWGDETLKSHASSITVVDLDVVDDVAENVTHATNDSTSRLGVDEEAHDFGVNASDEKLDEGPIKPSARKWSIESTAESICATDGAQSNAESRRHSLSLESKSSHSPKIESPDESQSRKPLRRRSISSNGYKSDSSVITEAVSFFAVKHLVALLREVAECLNAGEDAEERWEHVLGMQSRAQRFINEAVRVNFEYDDLSQYQLVLPKKLNLNYAMPKTRTPQNDLLSQQSKPKTPVVRRNTQPDTRIVSTTERSDKPLSVTPVPSNMESTKVLVVDDSIPMDVDIDAEIERFITQQTHQQARQQEDPVNAATPVESDTESHSFPKIRTMNELKLSKEQERNAKRAKTANAESQSKKKTKKSEDLFDDEEEDIYGTEDFEQDAAGDISHLSDPLSEARKIYMEKVNSCEIDGMDLRVPKEVLQSNMQLFREQFEFSQKVNDVNTRVFGYSSFRGVQLAAINAVLLGRDCFLMMATGGGKSHCYQLPSLLLGGVVVVFSPLISLMEDQMRVLRSYGITADTINAGTSAATTRQIAKRYLDKQQEFENGSILFITPEKFEKSAVLLKLLDDLCDSERLKLFVIDEAHCVSQWGLSFRKDYRQLCNLKEKYPYVPILAMTATATEDVATDIMRVLRIPRCVKLRTTINRPNLWIECREKTKDYLKEMTDILKTTTGCGIVYTLTVGDSEKVAEALQKAGISAGVYHARLDINDRKEIQQKWTSGVVRVMVATIAFGMGIDKPDVRFVFHTSAPVSILGYYQEIGRAGRDGKYSTTILWYNMRDFERHKNLGHKTPKTKGIPGEEIADYPSLSNMREFCQNKSTCRRLMLFRAFGEDPTGVLPDNCNGCDNCCLSCMTERVDATDDAVTICKFVHETMERRTKGILTINILCDALRGSNRSTLIKYRLQQNSNHGALKHCKPKYIFQVIQEMVNLRILRECRRSSNRFGRTVLLLGPGAGKLRRGQISVYIINYQFAQNPAPAGIDAPDATCQVEQPTTSGAKKSQRSQKATAQESGEAKTTSPTLKGVAVAKIVEALKAASAPGRHDVERADTHEKRPVVQGMALTRDNQFSLVSQGTRAPGDVRRGSPTSAAVTNPATDTAETVKRKRGRPAGSTKQKSKSEQQDTSSSINGSSVNQQKAGGSNTPPGLVTSDAGGATWRHANTRALKLTPPGCPNSSVDIQAALHNNIRRKVPPDLVSSLS
- a CDS encoding structural maintenance of chromosome containg protein,putative, which produces MKQFRDGAIDSITMENWMAYTGPVRLKAMPGVNIIAAANGCGKSAIVCAIAIGLGFDPSVLARGDNIHSFIKRGFNQAKLRIGLIDSKAKGGITLVDRTMTIASSSNTPQPTQPDSDEEELAEEYGQQEEEDEDDPLKSVKRPRTPKAVEDDDYEGEATERKDRQEAKKRRAARMKAAKKKAEAEMKAAAAAEKAKRPRKKSDAAKVSIKNDWAINGKPATLEMVKQLQKRLNIQVNNLITFLAQAKVGKFAAMTPQQLFRATLNAIEPSLCNDLDEITEKSKEITVLRSKTQMLLDDLNATTVKIAQLKVISDTLSKMKDATLYANLVKQRLYRIKLANLERGLKATRTRLNSTADEYKAAKEEKTAMEQKLKGLTSETSRVFRKAKLKIVKAKAINIMNVVKPIKQSSVGMLPLSDDNAISKVYFKVMTELRTFAEKNASQNTLGQTRIVNKDVLQKRLVAVNKEIELLNLQITGENELTTEIADCRMNEETLKSTLRRLQGAAVRRYGDIQVENLLKNLNAIKRDGYRQFIRWRREQIREQEQANLGRSNPTAADKAQLVKSESDGGAQNANERGNQQSQGDNANATGGDGSNSENGADKRDKRTAKLPKLLISDMKVHGRVNCCIVEEAASRYLDCLMISKDSALTVTTVLSKFKVPSVTAPDRTPVLCKVTDKMRSFGVKHFLHELVECSDMDTKYTLASVANLGTSFVVDENVLLARLEKEINPDASESPVSGAFSKDDGTPTPRATSPVNADETTSGRRSRSASETLTQEGNGTDSVNEDGADPATAPADSQCRTASVQEGTPSASANVCGTTESPGKAEENGGENSNNASAGETPERGLAKAPVRRLITRATKYSRFRSAETPRSQDENSQSPNQPLKSRSQTMPDNTCISPSSDAKGAKTDGVTKQESVTPTDDNHQKTEVVDNMAPAHIATDNPHHDRQAKEEQFFRRFYDCMVKEIGKQVGQHVRILRYYVGTKRHIYRSFKDADDVYSDYAVEIPTAPTMLHDCNKVTETTSAQGVEAVERELKDVAERIRVLGGMLYGRKQDNKAAAGRVYALSRERHSLEKTLQGIDGNFGSGTSKDKRKEEIDKMEKAQREELKEAIAARTDAIQKWIEKTKLRRITLQEAQDLYTQYKTLNRRKMRLEDLFKISSTTYEEVKTEFKRLEGTLAEQESKHKQYVKDINELNILIKAISGEIVSANARAEQSEQAREREALKIRQQKASKLDNMTEADLERELQIAELNVKQLERDDCEETQNARDMRDSIIHEEKLSTEIAQAEANAKELNDEKDRLYDTWIRRVRALVARIDANFGKYMQQIGEGAGGQIRLEAKLDEIKDAQIKILVKFHGDRDMLPLAASYQSGGERGVSTMVYILAVQHLTSNAFFVIDEINQGLDSNYETRIMTLLLHTHISNNEPGLGENGSQTDEPVEALAVKPPPQYFVLTPQLISGIDLRNATLHFPLNGPGVINGLVL